One Thermicanus aegyptius DSM 12793 DNA segment encodes these proteins:
- a CDS encoding ATP-binding cassette domain-containing protein: protein MRIEADEVTMVIDDRKIIEGASLICAPGTMTALIGPSGAGKTTLLHLLGLLLRPTGGRVLADGKDTTGWGARQRRLFWKNHAAFILQDYGVIEEESVAFNVTMTSSLFGSRVGGDQEWMKAALAATGLIGREREPAARLSGGEKRRLGIARALYKDAQVIFADEPTASLDDGNSRRVIELLVSLARQGRVVVVATHDDGVVRASDAHYSLART, encoded by the coding sequence ATGCGCATCGAAGCGGACGAAGTCACGATGGTTATCGATGACCGGAAGATCATCGAGGGAGCCAGTTTGATATGCGCACCCGGGACGATGACCGCGCTCATCGGTCCCAGCGGCGCCGGCAAAACAACGCTGCTCCATTTGCTTGGGCTGCTTTTGCGGCCGACCGGCGGGCGCGTACTGGCAGACGGGAAGGACACGACAGGCTGGGGGGCACGGCAACGCCGGCTCTTCTGGAAGAACCATGCTGCCTTCATCCTTCAGGATTACGGGGTCATTGAAGAGGAGTCCGTTGCCTTCAACGTGACCATGACATCCAGTCTTTTCGGTTCCCGGGTAGGAGGCGACCAGGAGTGGATGAAAGCCGCGCTCGCGGCAACCGGCTTAATCGGGAGGGAACGAGAGCCGGCCGCCCGGCTCAGCGGAGGGGAGAAGCGCCGTCTTGGGATTGCCCGTGCCCTCTACAAGGATGCTCAGGTCATTTTCGCCGATGAACCAACGGCCTCCCTCGACGACGGGAATAGTAGGCGGGTCATCGAATTACTCGTCTCACTCGCACGGCAAGGAAGGGTCGTGGTGGTGGCAACCCACGATGATGGGGTGGTTCGTGCCTCTGATGCCCACTACTCACTCGCGCGAACGTAA
- a CDS encoding copper-translocating P-type ATPase has translation MDTQKMSHASSCHGQGSTHPMHHHAASHDHGEEGRMAAATMAKKKDDPAETSPEEEEYHSLMRKWWFAFAISIPTILVSYPNFIPGIRDILPAGSSLLWWSRVIVGLLNLVVLAYSGNQFFIGFWEGLKHRQANMHTLIAIGVSAAWIYSGVALLWPDLFPSKEMSEIYYDVTSVVTALVVLGLAMEIRARGRSSEAIKKLIGLQPKTAKVIRSGQEVEIPIEEITVGDVIIVRPGEKIALDGIVLEGSSSVDESMLTGESLPVQKEPGQEVFGGTLNKTGSFKFKVTKEQGETALANIVEMVKQAQASRIPVQKVVDQVSSIFTPTVIILAILGYILWYNFGPEPSAMYALIVAVTTLIIACPCALGMATPMSLTTGIGKGAENGILIRSGEALQVAKELNTVVLDKTGTITEGKPSLTDVVPTGGLSRNEILRIAASIEQGSEHPLAGAIVEGAKKEGISLAEVTDFNAIPGHGVEGIIDGKRVVFGNIRLLQEEGIPYEHLQELALRLSDEGKTPMFLAVQGEMVGIVAVADTVKEDSKEAIQQMKKMGLEVVMITGDNERTAQAIAKQVGIDRVFANVLPQDKAHHVHQLQSEGKKVAMVGDGINDAPALTQADVGIAIGTGTDVAIEASDITLMRGSLTGVVLAIQISRATMKNVYQNLFGAFIYNTIGIPIALGLLYPLFGILLSPLIAAAAMAFSSVTVISNANRLRKFKPKKI, from the coding sequence ATGGATACCCAAAAAATGAGTCACGCATCATCATGTCACGGGCAAGGGAGTACCCATCCTATGCATCACCACGCTGCTTCCCACGATCATGGGGAGGAGGGGAGGATGGCCGCCGCTACGATGGCGAAGAAAAAAGATGATCCCGCCGAGACATCCCCGGAAGAGGAGGAATACCATTCCCTGATGCGGAAATGGTGGTTCGCTTTCGCCATCTCCATTCCTACCATCCTCGTCTCTTATCCCAATTTTATTCCTGGGATTCGGGACATCCTCCCAGCTGGCAGTTCTCTTCTGTGGTGGTCGAGGGTGATCGTCGGCCTCCTCAATCTGGTGGTGTTGGCCTACAGTGGAAACCAGTTTTTCATTGGTTTTTGGGAAGGATTGAAGCATCGTCAAGCCAACATGCATACCTTGATCGCCATCGGTGTGTCCGCGGCGTGGATTTATTCAGGGGTCGCTTTGTTATGGCCCGATTTATTCCCGAGTAAGGAAATGTCGGAGATTTATTACGACGTCACCTCTGTGGTAACCGCTCTGGTCGTGCTGGGATTAGCCATGGAGATCCGGGCCAGGGGACGTTCCTCCGAAGCGATAAAGAAACTGATCGGATTGCAGCCCAAAACGGCAAAAGTGATCCGTTCGGGTCAAGAGGTGGAGATCCCTATTGAGGAAATTACCGTTGGCGACGTGATTATCGTGCGTCCGGGAGAGAAGATCGCCTTGGATGGGATCGTTTTGGAAGGAAGTTCTTCCGTTGATGAATCGATGTTGACCGGTGAATCGCTGCCCGTGCAAAAAGAGCCGGGGCAGGAAGTCTTTGGAGGTACCTTAAATAAAACCGGAAGCTTCAAGTTCAAAGTGACGAAGGAGCAGGGAGAAACCGCTCTTGCGAATATCGTGGAGATGGTGAAACAAGCGCAGGCTTCCCGAATTCCCGTCCAAAAAGTGGTCGATCAAGTATCAAGCATCTTTACTCCTACCGTAATCATCCTTGCCATTCTAGGCTATATCCTCTGGTATAATTTCGGACCTGAACCGAGCGCCATGTATGCCCTGATCGTGGCCGTAACCACTTTAATCATTGCTTGCCCCTGTGCCTTGGGAATGGCGACGCCCATGTCTCTTACCACCGGCATTGGCAAAGGGGCGGAAAACGGGATTTTAATCCGTTCCGGCGAAGCATTGCAGGTGGCCAAAGAGCTCAATACGGTTGTTTTAGATAAAACGGGAACCATCACAGAGGGAAAGCCTTCATTAACGGATGTGGTCCCTACGGGCGGGTTAAGTCGAAATGAAATTCTCCGCATCGCTGCGTCCATTGAACAAGGATCGGAACATCCTTTGGCCGGAGCCATCGTTGAGGGGGCCAAAAAAGAAGGAATTTCATTGGCGGAGGTGACGGATTTTAATGCCATTCCCGGCCATGGGGTGGAAGGAATCATCGATGGTAAGAGAGTGGTCTTCGGGAACATCCGTTTACTCCAGGAAGAGGGAATCCCATATGAACACCTTCAAGAATTAGCCCTTCGTTTGTCGGACGAAGGAAAGACCCCCATGTTCTTGGCCGTTCAAGGAGAGATGGTGGGAATCGTGGCGGTGGCCGATACCGTCAAAGAGGATTCCAAGGAAGCGATTCAACAGATGAAGAAAATGGGACTTGAAGTCGTGATGATCACAGGGGATAACGAACGTACCGCCCAGGCGATTGCGAAACAGGTGGGAATTGACCGGGTATTCGCTAATGTACTCCCCCAAGATAAAGCCCATCACGTACATCAGCTTCAGTCTGAAGGGAAGAAAGTGGCGATGGTGGGAGATGGAATTAACGATGCGCCTGCACTAACCCAGGCCGATGTGGGGATTGCCATCGGAACAGGCACGGATGTGGCCATCGAAGCCAGTGACATTACCCTCATGAGAGGCAGCTTAACAGGGGTAGTACTGGCCATACAGATCAGCAGAGCGACGATGAAGAATGTATACCAGAATCTGTTCGGCGCTTTTATATACAACACCATCGGGATTCCGATTGCACTGGGCCTCCTATACCCCCTCTTCGGTATCCTTCTATCCCCATTGATTGCCGCCGCAGCTATGGCATTTAGCTCCGTGACGGTGATTTCAAACGCCAACCGGCTTCGGAAATTTAAACCGAAAAAAATTTGA
- a CDS encoding cupredoxin domain-containing protein has product MSAWVTGIGLFLIVGIAWFFWGPKGSGTKAEMTASGYQVQTVKVKGAYSPDTVIVQAGKPVRLEFIREDRSPCSEMVIFNDFQKSVTLPYGEKTVVELLPQKPGTYPFTCQMGMYKGKLVVKE; this is encoded by the coding sequence ATGAGTGCATGGGTTACTGGAATTGGACTGTTTCTCATTGTCGGGATTGCTTGGTTCTTCTGGGGACCGAAAGGAAGTGGGACAAAGGCGGAGATGACGGCTTCGGGATACCAGGTACAGACCGTAAAAGTAAAGGGAGCATATTCCCCCGACACCGTCATCGTGCAGGCGGGTAAACCGGTACGACTCGAATTCATCCGGGAGGATCGCTCCCCCTGTTCGGAGATGGTTATATTTAATGATTTCCAAAAAAGTGTAACTTTGCCCTACGGCGAGAAAACCGTGGTAGAGCTTCTTCCTCAAAAGCCGGGAACCTATCCGTTTACCTGTCAGATGGGGATGTATAAGGGAAAATTGGTCGTAAAGGAGTAA
- a CDS encoding response regulator transcription factor: protein MPQKILIIDDDKKISTMMKRGLTYEGYKVSVAESGKEGLLKVLEESPDLVILDVMMPGMDGLEVCRRLRNDGNIPILMVTARDAISDRVKGLETGADDYLIKPFAFEELVARIKALLRRTADEEKDVLQFSDLRLDLKTRMAIRGEREIELSTTEFDLLHLLMRNPKRVLTKELIMEAVWGIDYGGESNVLEVYIGYLRRKLEQEGEPRLIHTVRGTGYVLKE, encoded by the coding sequence ATGCCCCAAAAGATTCTAATCATTGATGATGATAAAAAAATCTCTACCATGATGAAAAGAGGATTAACGTACGAAGGGTATAAAGTTAGCGTGGCGGAAAGCGGAAAGGAAGGGCTCCTGAAGGTGCTGGAGGAGTCCCCGGATTTAGTCATCCTCGATGTGATGATGCCTGGGATGGACGGTCTGGAAGTATGCCGACGGCTTAGGAACGACGGGAACATTCCCATCCTCATGGTGACGGCGCGGGACGCCATCTCCGATCGTGTCAAGGGTCTTGAAACAGGAGCCGACGATTATCTGATTAAGCCCTTTGCCTTTGAAGAATTGGTTGCTCGTATTAAAGCATTATTGCGCAGGACCGCCGATGAGGAGAAGGATGTGCTCCAATTCTCGGATCTGCGGTTAGATTTAAAAACCAGAATGGCGATAAGGGGAGAACGAGAAATTGAACTTTCCACCACGGAGTTTGATCTTCTTCATCTTCTCATGAGGAATCCAAAGAGGGTTCTTACCAAAGAGCTGATTATGGAGGCGGTTTGGGGAATCGATTATGGAGGGGAATCAAACGTCCTTGAAGTTTACATCGGGTATCTACGGAGGAAACTGGAACAGGAAGGAGAACCGCGCCTCATCCACACCGTTCGAGGTACCGGTTACGTGCTAAAGGAATGA
- a CDS encoding sensor histidine kinase: MSIRFRLTLWYTTLFAILLITSTSIIYVAHRNSHYEEIDRLLSGVSLHLQEELERNLRQGVPIEELRLTSEGFAITGVYAVVTDPRGNKVVANTDMIPPPPFPYSSVHPITNDFIHTVTDQNAGRYRMLIKPLHLGSRLVGYLQTEISLKRIDQALNRFGWFIAGIDLVSLILIFLGGWWLARQALYRVEIIRQTAKAIASSQGFDQRVYHEGPKDELGELTDTFNEMLDSLEKAYKSQSRFIADASHELRAPLTTIRGNLDILQRNRNLPPEEREEIVQDTRNEVIRMTKIVSDLLSLARADAGQKARMQVVNLSEVVREVVAELGTWEKDVLIRSDPGKGVTTWGDPDLIKQLLLILMENALRYTPEGGEVRLMASTEGDHALLRVADTGIGMNEEEQALLFERFYRGEKARSMSPEGTGLGLSIAKWIVEQHNGEILVSSRPGQGSEFTIHLPKVQ; this comes from the coding sequence ATGTCGATTCGATTCCGTTTAACGTTATGGTATACCACCCTATTTGCCATTTTACTCATCACCTCCACTTCCATCATCTACGTGGCGCACCGCAATTCCCATTATGAAGAGATCGATCGCCTGCTTTCGGGAGTCTCCCTCCATTTACAGGAGGAACTGGAGAGGAATTTGCGTCAGGGCGTCCCCATCGAGGAGTTGCGCCTAACCTCGGAGGGGTTCGCCATCACCGGTGTTTATGCCGTCGTCACCGACCCCCGGGGAAATAAGGTCGTTGCCAATACAGATATGATCCCCCCTCCTCCTTTTCCCTACTCGTCGGTACATCCGATTACAAATGATTTCATACATACCGTTACAGATCAGAATGCGGGACGCTATCGTATGCTGATTAAACCCCTTCATCTCGGTTCTCGATTGGTCGGGTATCTCCAGACGGAGATTTCCTTAAAACGAATAGACCAAGCTTTAAACCGATTTGGTTGGTTTATTGCAGGGATTGATCTTGTAAGCCTTATTCTCATCTTCTTGGGGGGATGGTGGTTGGCCAGACAGGCTCTCTACAGGGTGGAAATCATCCGGCAGACGGCGAAAGCCATCGCCTCCTCTCAAGGTTTTGATCAAAGGGTATATCATGAAGGGCCAAAGGATGAACTGGGTGAACTGACCGATACCTTTAACGAGATGTTGGATAGCTTGGAGAAAGCGTATAAGAGTCAGTCCCGGTTTATCGCCGATGCTTCCCATGAGCTTCGCGCCCCTTTAACCACCATCCGTGGCAATCTCGATATATTGCAACGAAACAGAAATCTGCCTCCGGAGGAGAGAGAGGAGATCGTCCAGGATACGCGGAATGAAGTGATACGAATGACGAAGATCGTTTCCGATCTTCTTTCCCTCGCCCGGGCGGATGCAGGTCAGAAGGCAAGGATGCAGGTGGTGAATCTGTCGGAGGTGGTGAGGGAAGTGGTGGCGGAGCTGGGAACATGGGAGAAGGATGTGCTGATCCGGAGCGATCCTGGAAAAGGAGTAACCACATGGGGAGATCCCGATTTAATTAAACAACTTCTTCTCATCCTTATGGAGAATGCCCTCCGGTATACCCCCGAAGGAGGGGAGGTAAGGCTTATGGCCTCCACAGAAGGGGATCACGCGCTGCTTCGTGTGGCCGATACGGGAATTGGCATGAATGAGGAAGAACAAGCTCTGCTCTTCGAACGTTTCTATCGTGGAGAGAAGGCGAGAAGCATGTCCCCTGAAGGGACCGGTCTGGGTCTATCCATTGCCAAATGGATTGTGGAGCAGCATAACGGGGAGATTCTCGTTTCCAGCCGGCCTGGTCAGGGAAGTGAGTTTACCATACACTTACCGAAAGTACAGTAG
- a CDS encoding multicopper oxidase family protein — protein MKKLWMFVVIAIIVVAAGSALFIWGGSGGDSTKAKADDSLLTTTKLRDLPPLVETDEIKPTGKTKSFTLEISPGKWELVKGTTVDAITINGTVPGPEIRVTEGDLVRVTVKNNLKEETSIHWHGLHVPNSMDGVPPFTQQGIKPGESFTYEFTANHAGTFMYHSHLNSVEQIDKGLYGAFIIDPQNPEKQPTFDQDITWVLSGWIVNNMGDMNGSDGNMAQGMNMNYNYWTINGKAFPDTKPITVKTGEKVRMRLINISNLAHPMHLHGHDFRVIAEDGHPLSSPRVLNTLDVAPGKTYEIEFIADNPGTWVFHCHELHHTMNGEVEPGGLIGVIQYEGAPKNELPSTEGNGSGSDQKGTQDMGNMPGMGN, from the coding sequence TTGAAGAAATTATGGATGTTTGTCGTGATTGCAATTATCGTGGTGGCGGCAGGTTCCGCCCTTTTTATATGGGGGGGGAGTGGAGGAGATTCAACCAAAGCGAAGGCGGATGACTCTCTTCTTACCACGACGAAATTACGGGATCTGCCTCCATTGGTGGAAACGGATGAAATTAAGCCGACAGGAAAAACAAAATCTTTCACTTTGGAAATCAGTCCAGGCAAATGGGAGCTGGTAAAAGGAACGACGGTGGATGCCATTACCATCAACGGAACCGTCCCAGGTCCTGAGATCCGGGTTACAGAAGGAGATCTGGTTCGTGTTACCGTGAAGAACAATCTGAAAGAGGAAACTTCGATCCATTGGCATGGGCTGCACGTCCCCAACTCGATGGACGGGGTGCCGCCTTTTACACAGCAAGGGATTAAGCCTGGGGAATCCTTTACGTATGAATTCACCGCCAATCATGCGGGAACCTTCATGTACCACTCTCATTTAAACAGCGTGGAGCAGATCGATAAAGGCTTATACGGTGCGTTCATCATCGACCCACAAAATCCGGAAAAACAACCCACGTTCGATCAGGACATTACCTGGGTATTGAGCGGATGGATTGTCAATAACATGGGAGATATGAATGGATCCGACGGAAACATGGCTCAGGGAATGAACATGAACTACAATTATTGGACCATTAACGGTAAAGCATTCCCTGATACAAAGCCGATTACCGTAAAAACCGGGGAAAAAGTAAGAATGCGCCTGATTAACATCAGTAATCTGGCGCACCCGATGCATCTTCACGGCCATGATTTCCGGGTGATCGCCGAAGATGGGCATCCCTTATCCTCTCCCCGCGTGTTGAATACCCTGGATGTGGCACCTGGTAAGACCTACGAGATTGAATTTATTGCCGATAATCCGGGTACATGGGTCTTCCATTGCCATGAACTGCATCATACCATGAATGGAGAGGTGGAACCGGGCGGCCTGATCGGCGTGATTCAGTACGAAGGAGCGCCAAAGAATGAACTCCCTTCCACCGAAGGGAACGGATCAGGATCGGATCAAAAGGGAACCCAAGATATGGGGAATATGCCTGGAATGGGTAATTAA
- the lgt gene encoding prolipoprotein diacylglyceryl transferase: protein MWLPGPVLFKIGPIPINTLGLAVGLAAFIGFWLVSREAKKEGISPDLILDLTLYAMIGGVLGARFWYVLFMWKEYVNNPLEILMVWHGGLAIQGGILGGILAGVWFAKRKGLPVWELSDMVAPALLLGMAIGRFADFLNGDAYGIPSNSFLAIRFPPGTYAYNVYGSTPILPMQLIEGIGDLMILGILIILKRKKSFPGLTFLLMLISYSILRFIVEFWRGDSLLLYHLKVAQLTALITIFVGSVLIIWRWTKIRRRAVANGGSLTAINEER from the coding sequence ATGTGGCTTCCCGGCCCTGTATTATTTAAAATTGGTCCCATTCCCATTAACACTCTCGGGTTAGCTGTAGGCTTGGCTGCATTTATCGGCTTTTGGTTGGTGTCCAGAGAAGCCAAAAAAGAAGGAATTTCCCCGGATCTCATACTGGATCTCACGCTTTATGCCATGATCGGCGGGGTTCTGGGGGCTCGGTTTTGGTATGTCCTCTTTATGTGGAAGGAATATGTAAATAATCCCCTTGAAATTTTGATGGTTTGGCATGGGGGACTTGCCATTCAAGGAGGGATCCTTGGAGGAATCTTGGCAGGAGTTTGGTTTGCAAAGCGAAAAGGGCTTCCCGTTTGGGAGTTATCCGATATGGTCGCTCCCGCCCTCCTATTGGGAATGGCCATCGGACGTTTTGCAGATTTCCTTAACGGTGATGCTTACGGGATCCCGAGCAATTCCTTTTTAGCCATCCGTTTTCCTCCCGGGACGTATGCGTATAACGTATATGGAAGCACCCCGATCTTGCCGATGCAGCTTATTGAAGGAATTGGGGATCTGATGATCCTCGGGATTTTAATCATCTTAAAGCGGAAAAAGAGCTTCCCTGGTTTGACCTTTTTATTGATGCTGATCTCCTATTCCATCCTGCGCTTCATCGTAGAGTTCTGGCGAGGAGACAGCCTCCTTCTTTATCATTTAAAAGTGGCTCAACTTACCGCTCTGATTACGATTTTCGTGGGGTCGGTTTTGATCATCTGGAGATGGACGAAGATAAGACGAAGGGCTGTGGCCAACGGAGGATCTCTAACCGCCATAAACGAAGAGAGATGA
- a CDS encoding class I SAM-dependent methyltransferase — protein MDRETELTRKRYDRTSRFYDFMDRMLPSELRMKVIRQASGKVLEIGVGTGNNLPYYSPGCEVIGIDLSPGMLEKAREKVKEAKVPVQLLEMDAQNLQFPDHHFDTVVATCVFCSVPDPIKGLQEIRRVCKPNGKVILLEHVRSEHPLLGKIMDILDPLTVRMMGPHINRRTVENVRAAGLTVKSVEDQYVKILKLIVAEP, from the coding sequence ATGGATCGAGAAACCGAATTAACCCGAAAACGGTATGATCGGACCTCCAGGTTTTACGACTTCATGGACCGGATGCTTCCATCGGAGTTGCGCATGAAGGTAATCCGTCAGGCTTCAGGTAAAGTGTTGGAGATCGGGGTGGGTACCGGCAACAACCTTCCCTATTATTCCCCGGGCTGTGAAGTGATCGGGATCGATCTTAGTCCCGGAATGTTGGAAAAGGCAAGAGAGAAGGTAAAGGAGGCAAAGGTCCCCGTACAGCTTCTGGAAATGGATGCTCAAAATCTCCAATTTCCGGATCACCACTTTGACACGGTGGTGGCCACCTGTGTTTTTTGCTCCGTGCCGGATCCCATCAAGGGTTTGCAGGAAATTAGAAGAGTTTGCAAGCCGAACGGGAAGGTGATTCTTTTAGAGCATGTCCGCAGCGAACATCCGCTCTTGGGTAAAATCATGGACATTCTGGATCCTCTCACCGTAAGGATGATGGGCCCGCACATTAATCGGAGGACCGTGGAGAATGTTCGTGCGGCAGGGCTTACGGTGAAGAGCGTGGAAGATCAATACGTGAAGATCTTGAAGCTTATTGTTGCGGAACCGTAG
- a CDS encoding FtsX-like permease family protein, translated as MKKNRLLLMFFSLLISLALYILLSLVASSYQVSNFHTYEGTKDETIVSIRKRMAPDVEEIEAIRKEFLELVKSSPQLTIVMDPDWDLTLYVHDPFGSFRDDSLVKGEYFKADDFFSDENPVMVEQDSAAFLLVRDDVAYINGYPRPLRAIYSEGYPLFANKYQQYDHISTLGSATDWQGTYYFRHADQKTLTRFISIFQKYGYQMDPMKMTSNIKDWFMFFFRDPKRLVIGLGILFIYLSYFVTYDLLFSRREREFMIHRHYGATKNQLMMRIMGSIIPFIGFGAFLGSMVGIGLMLVIGERPEAFVFAGSFILHILMSGLFIAMAYYRRTLWNQQRGVTL; from the coding sequence ATGAAAAAAAACAGATTATTGTTGATGTTTTTTAGCCTGCTCATTTCTTTGGCTTTGTATATTCTCTTGTCACTGGTCGCCTCCAGCTATCAGGTGTCCAATTTTCATACCTATGAGGGAACAAAAGATGAAACGATTGTGAGTATCAGAAAACGAATGGCACCGGATGTTGAAGAAATTGAAGCGATACGTAAAGAGTTTCTAGAATTGGTCAAAAGCTCCCCTCAGCTTACGATCGTCATGGATCCCGATTGGGATCTTACCTTATATGTCCATGATCCTTTCGGCTCCTTTCGGGATGATTCGTTGGTAAAAGGAGAATATTTTAAAGCGGATGATTTTTTCTCCGATGAGAATCCTGTCATGGTAGAACAAGATAGTGCGGCCTTCCTGTTGGTGCGTGATGACGTTGCATACATCAACGGCTATCCAAGGCCTCTAAGAGCCATCTATTCGGAAGGCTATCCGCTTTTTGCTAATAAATATCAACAATATGATCATATCTCAACATTAGGATCGGCAACGGATTGGCAAGGAACATACTACTTCCGACATGCCGACCAAAAGACGCTGACACGGTTTATCTCCATTTTTCAAAAGTACGGGTATCAAATGGATCCAATGAAGATGACTTCGAACATAAAGGATTGGTTTATGTTTTTTTTCCGCGATCCTAAACGTCTGGTGATAGGATTAGGCATTTTGTTTATTTACCTCTCCTATTTCGTCACCTATGATCTGCTCTTTTCCCGTCGGGAGAGAGAGTTTATGATTCATCGGCACTATGGCGCCACCAAAAATCAACTCATGATGAGAATCATGGGTTCGATCATCCCTTTCATCGGGTTTGGTGCCTTTTTGGGTTCGATGGTCGGGATCGGTTTAATGCTCGTGATTGGGGAGAGACCTGAAGCCTTCGTTTTTGCAGGGTCATTCATCTTACATATCCTGATGAGCGGTCTCTTTATCGCGATGGCGTATTACCGGCGTACGTTATGGAATCAACAAAGGGGCGTGACCTTATGA
- a CDS encoding ABC transporter ATP-binding protein, with amino-acid sequence MEPIIKTVSLQKVYDSGGNQTIAVQDVTLEVAEGTSVAITGPSGCGKTTLVNLIGFVTPPTSGELWIENEAASLITEKRRAQYRNRFFGYVVQDFALVDDYSVYENVEIPLLYAHPRLNKKERRRRVEEMLDKVGLLEKRKEEIANLSGGQKQRVAIARALVNQPRVILADEPTGSLDSRTSEEIFSLLMGLVKEGKTLLMVTHNPELARRCDREVKMLDGRILSSGASNQGERG; translated from the coding sequence ATGGAACCGATCATAAAAACCGTATCCCTTCAGAAAGTATATGACTCGGGCGGAAACCAAACGATTGCCGTCCAAGATGTAACCTTGGAGGTTGCCGAGGGGACGAGTGTGGCCATCACGGGCCCTTCCGGTTGTGGGAAAACCACCTTAGTAAACCTCATCGGATTCGTCACTCCCCCTACTTCCGGAGAATTATGGATCGAAAATGAGGCCGCCTCCTTGATTACGGAAAAGAGGCGGGCGCAGTACAGGAATCGTTTCTTTGGTTACGTGGTGCAAGACTTCGCGCTCGTGGACGATTATTCGGTTTATGAAAATGTAGAGATCCCTTTACTCTATGCGCATCCCAGGTTAAATAAAAAAGAACGAAGGCGAAGAGTTGAAGAAATGCTGGATAAAGTGGGTCTCTTGGAAAAAAGGAAGGAAGAGATCGCCAATTTGTCGGGAGGACAAAAGCAACGCGTCGCGATTGCCCGTGCCTTGGTGAATCAACCGCGCGTTATTTTGGCCGACGAGCCGACCGGCTCCCTAGACTCCCGGACGAGTGAAGAGATCTTTTCACTCTTAATGGGTTTGGTGAAGGAAGGAAAAACATTGCTGATGGTTACGCATAATCCGGAACTGGCTCGGCGCTGTGATAGGGAGGTGAAAATGCTGGACGGGCGAATCCTCTCATCTGGTGCTTCGAACCAAGGGGAAAGAGGATGA
- a CDS encoding copper amine oxidase N-terminal domain-containing protein, with translation MKWFTWKKGTLFLSLTALLFAFTLTQLPLAKADDHEGDEHEGYERDGYEHDEWYGKDGNEGYDYGGVWNSNDNTGAGSGMQLPPTNSTTTTLSWKSWNRDVTDLTPAKYEALPILEPKKITVQVDGREQKGIWAHPSNGELLLPFNQILPDLPIQVEWYGKEKFLVLRGAEEILLLKVDRKVAYENGVKVALPQAPQMIQQDLYLPVSLLATAFQMNVTWDEANQKLVFTTNGNGGAK, from the coding sequence GTGAAGTGGTTTACTTGGAAAAAAGGAACGCTCTTTTTGTCATTGACAGCATTGTTGTTCGCCTTCACATTAACCCAACTGCCCCTAGCGAAGGCGGATGATCACGAAGGAGATGAACATGAGGGTTATGAACGAGACGGTTATGAGCATGATGAATGGTATGGAAAGGACGGGAATGAAGGCTACGATTACGGCGGGGTATGGAACTCGAACGATAACACCGGTGCCGGTAGCGGGATGCAGCTCCCCCCAACCAACTCGACGACTACTACCCTAAGTTGGAAGAGCTGGAACCGGGATGTAACCGACCTAACACCGGCTAAGTATGAGGCGCTTCCGATCCTTGAGCCGAAGAAAATTACGGTTCAGGTCGATGGGAGAGAGCAAAAGGGGATCTGGGCGCATCCGTCGAATGGGGAATTGCTTCTGCCGTTCAATCAAATTCTACCCGATTTACCCATACAAGTGGAGTGGTATGGTAAGGAGAAGTTCTTGGTCCTCCGCGGTGCGGAAGAGATTCTCCTTCTTAAGGTAGATCGCAAGGTGGCTTATGAAAATGGGGTGAAGGTGGCTTTACCTCAAGCACCGCAGATGATTCAACAGGATCTCTACTTACCTGTAAGCCTTCTGGCGACCGCCTTCCAGATGAATGTAACCTGGGATGAGGCAAATCAAAAGCTGGTCTTTACGACAAATGGAAATGGGGGAGCAAAATGA